In the genome of Candida dubliniensis CD36 chromosome 3, complete sequence, the window TACTGATGCTGTTATTGATGTTATTTTCCAAAGCAATAATGACGATCACGCCAAGTACTATGGTATCACAACCTTAAATCAAACCATTTTGACCAGGAAAGAACACGAGTTAGCTAATTCTTTAGTAAAGACCTATTTTGCCTTGTTTGAAAAGGTTTTGGTTGAAAGCGATGGATACAATAAAGACACCAAAGAAGATAAATCTATTGGCGACTCCAAAAAGGGTAGAAAGAATAACCGTAAAAACTTTAAGAAAGGTAAAAAGGGAGGTAAATCAGTCAAAGTTGAAGAGAAGACTGAACAAGAGCTTGTTGAGGAAAAGAATGCTAAATTTTTTTCCGCATTACTTACTGGGTTAAACCGTGCATTCCCTTTTTCCAAATTGCCTAATGAAATCTTTCAGAACCATTTGAACACTTTGTTTAAAATCACACACAGTAGCAACTTCAACACTTCTATTCAAGCTTTGGTCTTGATTAATCATATAGTGACCGAAcagaaattgaattccGATAGATACTACAGGACATTGTACGAATCATTGTTGGATCCTCGATTGGCTAATTCATCCAAACAAGgaatttatttgaatttattatttaaatcgTTGAAAAACGACGTTGGTAATATACCTAGAGTATTGGCATTTGTGAAGAGAATGCTACAAATATGTTCTCATTGGTTGAATGTTGGCGCTATTGCAGGTATGttatatttgatgatgCAGCTATCGAACACAATCCCTGAAGTTTCTGATTTATTAGTAGAGTTTGCTTCCAGACCCGAAGAACCAACCGAGAAGGATGCACCAGAAGCCGAGAAGTCCAAAGATGAAAACAAAGACATTGAATATGACCCAAGAAAACGTGATCCTAAATTTGCCAATGCCAATAGATCTTCTTTATGGGAAATCCACCAATTCTTGAATCATTATCACCCAACAATTGCCATCTATGCATCCTCGTTCTTGGACGGAACAGAGCAAGTTAAACCAGATTTGGGTTTATATACTCTATCCCATTTCTTAGATCGTTTTGTATATAAAAACGCTAAGCAAAAACCTCAAACAAAAGGTTCATCGATTATGCAACCTTTGGGTGGTGCTCATACAGGATCCTTGTTGGTCCGATCTACTAATCTTGTTGATACCACAGTTCCTGTAAATACTGAAAACTGGCTTAGTAAGAAGATTGAGGATATCAAACCAGATGAAAAGTTTTTCCACCAATACTTTAGTACCAAAGTTAACAAATTAAAGACCAAGAAAGATGATAAGAGAACAAAAGAAGCAAGAGAAGGTGATAATGAGGACGAGGACGATAATGACatggatgatgatgaagtttGGAAGGCTTTGGTTAAATCTCGTCCAGAGGTGGAGGACGCTTCCGAAGACGATTTTTCAGATTTCGATGAAAACGATTTTGCTGACATGGATAGTGAAGAAGATggtgatgaaaatgaaaaggaagtaaacaaagaagaagaagaagaagatattgaaGGTGAATTTAGTGATGCTGAACTTGAAGCAGAACTTGAAGATGGAGATGATGACGACGAGTTAGATCAAGATGACTTTGATGATGAGGAGAAGGCTATGTTTGCAATTAacgatgaagatgaatttgaGGATGACGAAATAGAGTTGAAGATGTTGGGagatgatgacgatgaagaagaagaagagtctgaagaggaagaacaacaacaaaagagaAAACGTAGTAGAGAAAGCGATTCACactcaaagaaaaagtcaAAGAAACAAAGGGTCAAAGATTTACCAATATTTGCTTCTGCAGAAGATTATGCAGAATACTTGGACTCTGACAACGAATAAATACATATTGTATGATCTAGGTTTTGACACATTGAAACTTTTCAAAGCACTGTCAGTTCTGGGGAGTATAAATAGCAAAATTTAACcaatctaataataaataaataaataaatacaCAACGACACaactaaattaaattataacgttcatttcttcttgatgTAATCATTGTAAACCCCTTTGAATACTTTGGCCATAGAATGTCTTCCCGTATAAAATGGAATAACACCAATTACAATCAATGTCACATATAGCCAAATTAATCCGACTGTGACATAACCTTTGAAGTAAGTAGGAGTGAAGATCCAATCTCTGTAAACAGACATTGGCCATATAAGCCAagttattaataaaataaaaattgcAGCACCAGTAGCAATTTTGATCCAAAAgtccaattctttttctgttAATTTAGTAGgatgttcttgttgttccaAAGACGAGTTTCGATCAGAGTCGACGTTGACTTCAACTTGatcatttttttcagttttttctctttcagTTTCAGATGATAAATCTTCTTGAGTCGAATCGTCACTCTTGACTAACAAATCCgctttcttcaattgatcccaatcaaatttttctgGTTTTATAAgtgaaataataatactcaACACACCTGGCAACAACAATGCAGTCAAAGAACTGTACAAAGCAGGTAATTGACCACCAGTTGATGCAATAGTGACTTCTCCGTAGAAATGGTAAGCGGTAGATAACCACACAGCCAACCCAGCAGCAAAACCTGCTAGTGGGGAAATAAACGCAGCCCAAAACGTTTGTCTATTCCAAGTCACTGTTAATATAATTGGAATTACACCTGGACAGATAAGAATTGGATAAAAGTAAGTATACCAGGTCATATTAATTCCGACATAATGTAACATGATACTGAATCCAGCAATACCAAATCCAAATACAATACAAGTAATATGAGACACCTTAATCATGGATTTATTTTGAGCATCTGGCTTAAAGTATCTTTTGTAGATGTCAAATGTTACAATTGATGAGACAGAAACCATTTGGGCAGAAACTGTCGATGTGACAGccaaataaaaaatcaaaagtaAGGCACCAACACCCCCATTCCCGATAGTTGCTTTTAACACGTAGGGCAACACAAATCCAGAGTCCACTTCATACTGGTTCATTTTACGAGGGTATGTAGGAAACGAAGGGTCAGTTTCCAAAAAGTGCAGAGATCCACCAATGATTGCACTCAATGGCCAAACATTTGAGCATATAAGAAAAGCAGTGATGAGGTAAGATGGAACGGTGCTTCGGGGACGTGCAGAAAATGTCTTTTGCCAAAAGGATGAGTCCATAATGGACAACCCAAAGTTACCTGCAGTTAAaatcaaaccaaaaattGCAGCACCTTGGGACTTACCCGTGAGAATTGAACCATCGTAATTTCCTTCAATGTGTTTGGTCGCACTTACTTTAAGCAACTTTTCATACAAACCATTTAATCCACCAACTTGTTCAGAAGTCAAGACTGAAGTGTTCAAATAGCACAAGATGATCAATAAAATGGAACTGTGCACAAAATCAGTAAGAAATGTTGCCTTTAGTccaccaacaacagtaTATAACAAAACTCCAAAGGGAATCAACATAGTAGAGGCAACAATATGAAGATTACCAGCAATAATCGAAATACCAGATGCACATGCCAAAATCATTGCCAGGCAAGAACAAATGTTACAAATCAAAGATAATGTCAAGTAAAGTAAATGTGCTGACTTACCGTATCTCAATTCAATTGCCTCTAATGAAGTATGTGCTGTTGGGATCTTCTTTTTGGCATGGATCCCAATAACACTCATAACCGCAATTTGTATTCCTAAACCAGCTCCATAGTAATACCCAGCTTGTATCCCATAATTGTAGGTCATCAGTGAAACAAGCAAAAATTCCGTACTCCAACTCCAACTCGAATAAACAGCAGAAGCTGAAAGGAAAGTACCCACTGATCTATTTGCCACTGCAAATGTTTCTGTACTGTTTGCATTTTCATGAAGATatttttgcaacaaaaaAGTGGTTAAAATCATACCACCGGCGAATAAGGCACCAACCCCCACTAAAACGCCATACCCTGCTGCTTGGTCTAATAAATGCACTGCACTGTCTGACATTTGAAATCTCTTTTGTACTGTTAATTAAACTTCCCTTTGCAAAAACACTGTCAGTGGCAGGAATATACAGTATGAATAGAAACTATTACACAATTTATTTGTAGGCAGAACCATGTTGGTGTATTTATATATCTTTTCAAAGTTATCTTCAATCTAGATAATTGTTCTACCCTTACAACAAACTTATTAATTCACATTTCCCTCTCGGCTCACAATAATGCTACCCGAAACCGGTGTCACAACAAAGTGTTGTAGATAAAGAGGTAAACAATAAGAAGCTAATCTTTTCAGACTGTGGCACCTGcttcgttttttttttttttttcactcaATGGGATTTGTGTGGCTTGTTCAAActaaaatttttgttgcACCCAAACCGCAATATATTATACTCTCTTACCCCAATCAACAACGTTGATGGTAATTGTCCTGTTTCTATTATTTTCGTCATATCTAGTGTGGCATCTTTTAAACAactaattgattaattttaaatataGTCAATTACCGTATATGCAAGGTGACCTTATGAGACTATTACCATTGGCCCAGCAATATAAAGCAATTCAGTTGTAGAGTTCTCGAAACCTGGGCAATGTATAGTACCTGCTTATCATTGCACATGGATGAGttttatcaattctttcattGGTGGATGATTTGAATCGCATGGACTGTTAGACGGGTTAAATACATTTCTCctgatataattttttttttttttgcattgCCACCAAGATTTCTTCTGCATTGATGTAAGGTGTCACAACAATTCACTAAGGTATAGACGTAATTTTGTACATGCTGTGACATCGCCAAATCTCTCTTTTTCCAGAAGGTAAACAAGAGAAAGAGTTTTCAATATAGCATCAAAAACAACTTcagatttttcttttggagTACTTGGTACGATAGATGTGTAGGGAATGGTATTCACAGCTTTGTTGTTCAATCAACCAATTATACCATACCAAATTACCTAGAGCACTTATAATAACGTACAAATAATCCATATATTATGTCcataaagataaattattaaactaAATGAAgtaagaaaagaaaagaaataataacCGAAACCATATACCATAAAGAAGTAAAATTAATATCACACATACTATGACTTAATCTAGCAATAGATTACTTACATTCTGTTTATATGTCACAGTGCCTGTACACTTACCGGCTTCAATATGGTTTTCCAACCATTCAGAGTTGCTatcaaagaattggaaacaACCAGCACATCGTCCACTAAAACTGCTTCTCTGGTTTGCCTTTACACCAGCAggataaataaaatgaagTGCCCTCAAATGAACCTTAAAAGTATCCCTTCGACTGAATCCACCTGTTGGATGGCATTTACTGCCATAAACACCATGATTATCGAAAAATGGACATTCGAATGCTTTGTTTGTAGAATGCTTTTTTAAATGTCTCGTGAGGTATCCCTTAACTTTGAAAGAGGCATCACAAGATGGACAGTCAAATCTATTCTCGATTGTCCCGTTTTTTGTCGTCGTGACTTTTTTAACATCaatattgtttgttttagtagtagtggtaaTAACTATAGGTTCATCTTGATTTGGAAACACtggttgttttttcttggtaTATCTTCTCTTGGTATATTTTCTCTTGGTGGTTGGAGATACAGACAAATCACTGCTTGAAGCTACAGAAGAACTGCATGATGGTATAAGTTGTGCTgtggatgatgatgatgaagaagttggtattggtggtgaaattgattcgtgttttctttttcttgatgGGTGAGCTCTTGGTGgatgtggtggtggtacaAACTCGTCATCTAATGGTTCGATAGATGAAACTGTCGAAACAGACCGTGAGAAGTAAGACTCGACATCATCTGAAGAAACTTCATGTTGCGGTAAAACAAGTGGTGTAGCAAAGTCTTCAAAATATGGtgtttcaatatttaattgttgGTGATGTAATGGTGGTGGCTGTCTGCCAATCATATCAAATATATCGATTTGTTCGGAGATTTTGTTGCTCTTGAAAAACTCATCTGCTGGAGATGAACTATGTGCTTGTGGTGAGTCGAAAAAgtcaattaattgaattaagtTGTGGTGACCATAAGCATCTTTGGAGGAGTGGTTAAAAAGCTCAATTTGATCAGATTCACCAAATcccaaatccaaatcatcTGCGGCACAATTCACGGGGAATATTCTTTGTTGCTTAACATTATTGATATCCTTAATCTTTTGGATTGGTGGGAATAATTCCTGGTATCTTTGTGTTCCATAAATCAATCTGTGTAAAAACCTGACAACATGGAATTTGAAGCTATCAAGACTCGTCGTGGTAAAAGGTTCGTATCTTTTCCCTTTATTTGGTGATATGGTGTACAAACTTTTGTTTGATGTGTGGTTGATTAAACCTATGGAAAGTATCAACATAGTTATGGGATTGGTACTTGAAAACAGATGCCACTAAATATTATGAGGAAGGGTAATCCTAAAAGAACCCAAAAACTGAAAAGCTTATGAATGATGCAaatgaacaacaaaaaaaaaaattggagcCAAAAGAACTGTGTTTAATCGACAATACTAAGAACCTGTCTGTGTATTTTATAGGTAATAACGATTAAACAACTTAAAGCCTCactgaaattgaagattgAATGAGTTTTCCTTTTTAATGAATATAgagtaaaagaaaaagaataacaaACCTAttgtaaataaaaaattagtaataaaaaaaaaaaaaattattgaaggGGAAATACCACTAAGtaaatactaaaaaaaaaaaataatggaTTCTATCTCTCTCTCTTGGTTGAAATCTCTTTtctaaagaattgaaaggGGATAAAAGGGTAATGAAGATTAAAACCGACTGAAGACTTATTTTTGTAGAATAAGTATATATCAGGAAGACAACAGCGCTTAATTGGCTTTCCATTTTCCCTTATCTCTCTTCACActtaatttaataaatccaTTGTTTTTCCCATCGGCgttattttgtttgataaaTCTCATTTCACATATACACACCTTCTCGCAAATTTTGTGCCGTATGAAATTCGTCTATATACCGGATTTTTGTCTTTTGTGTTGGTTTACTACGGTTTTTGCGTTgaaagttttcaaatttcattaGTAAGTGGAGTTAATCATTGGTTTAGATGAATTAACTTTAGAATGCCACcacaattattaatgattcatctctacttttttttttggctttttaaaaactttcttttttttggttcatTTTCCACGTCTCCTAGTTAGGTGAAAATGCAAATCCCAACTTCTACGGGATCATACTTCAAAAGTTTAGCTATCTTGACAGATTGTCTGACAGATAATTTCTTGTCAATAATTAGACCCCAACCCCTCCTTTGGTCGGTcgggggggggggagggggggtAATCTCGGTATCACTAATTTGAAAGTGGTGTTGATTTCTCTAAGTGGtactaaaaaaagaaaatagtATTGATGTTTGGATGTTAATTTGCATCATTTGAGACTTTAGCACGCCATACTTAATCTTTGTgagaaggaaggaagggAAACAATCAAAGGtctttgttattgtttgatttacTATCTCTACGAAACTTTGTAGTTAATTTCTACTGGGTTACCAAACAATAGGATAAGATATCGTTAGAAAAGGAGGGTAAGAGGAAGGTAGATTAATTGGTTGAATCCTGCAATGCAATACCAATGCTGTCTTGAAGCATCAGTTTAGTCATCATCACAAATATATTGACATTTTCCGAAATTGCTCTCTTTTTCCGCTCCTGTAAAAGAGGAGTAATGATGCGTGAGATCAATCGTCATCACATCGGTAGGTAGGACTAGTAATCTTGGGGCGGGACTACGTCAGCATCTGATAAGTGAACAACGTAAGCCTCTTTTAACTGAGTTGAAATGTTTCATAAAAACTTCCTCCTTCACTTGTCATATTCCTTATTGCATCTACAAATGCTGATTATCATGTTAGGTGTTTACTCACAATTTGTTCAGTAATTGTTTATCTTGcat includes:
- a CDS encoding CAATT-binding protein homologue, putative (Similar to S. cerevisiae MAK21;~In S. cerevisiae: constituent of 66S pre-ribosomal particles, required for large (60S) ribosomal subunit biogenesis; involved in nuclear export of pre-ribosomes; required for maintenance of dsRNA virus; homolog of human CAATT-binding protein) gives rise to the protein MSTGLNLSSLKDKIFNKLSLQKDNQNKTKQKPKKTDSNDKEIKNDKKKQTIPAKTNVQKSKDIDEILRREALALGATDEDLKLVEGIESDDDKSEQEFDDDSQLDKTFSADLSKFMKGIGLGEGEAMVVSEDEEEEVPELVEEEEEEEEEEEEEEEEEEEEQEVVVEETKIDNKKSKQEPDKVTDLSSVSSSKLIVPNRTDWFNIVEVPTETPEKLDRFARERLLERAQKTIEKDNKTYLEEFASNTSQKKFLSQILSDGTLNDKISALTLLIQEAPLHNLKALDTLLAYCDKKSRTAALQSIVALKDLLINSLLPDRKLFAFDKQPLRKDDSDIQLAIYYFEDHLKKVYFKLIQILEKLSHDPIVHVRMTVVNHIFDLLGAKPEQEVNLLKLGVNKLGDIDNKVSAKASYLILQLEQAHPAMKQIITDAVIDVIFQSNNDDHAKYYGITTLNQTILTRKEHELANSLVKTYFALFEKVLVESDGYNKDTKEDKSIGDSKKGRKNNRKNFKKGKKGGKSVKVEEKTEQELVEEKNAKFFSALLTGLNRAFPFSKLPNEIFQNHLNTLFKITHSSNFNTSIQALVLINHIVTEQKLNSDRYYRTLYESLLDPRLANSSKQGIYLNLLFKSLKNDVGNIPRVLAFVKRMLQICSHWLNVGAIAGMLYLMMQLSNTIPEVSDLLVEFASRPEEPTEKDAPEAEKSKDENKDIEYDPRKRDPKFANANRSSLWEIHQFLNHYHPTIAIYASSFLDGTEQVKPDLGLYTLSHFLDRFVYKNAKQKPQTKGSSIMQPLGGAHTGSLLVRSTNLVDTTVPVNTENWLSKKIEDIKPDEKFFHQYFSTKVNKLKTKKDDKRTKEAREGDNEDEDDNDMDDDEVWKALVKSRPEVEDASEDDFSDFDENDFADMDSEEDGDENEKEVNKEEEEEDIEGEFSDAELEAELEDGDDDDELDQDDFDDEEKAMFAINDEDEFEDDEIELKMLGDDDDEEEEESEEEEQQQKRKRSRESDSHSKKKSKKQRVKDLPIFASAEDYAEYLDSDNE
- a CDS encoding urea active transporter, putative (Similar to S. cerevisiae DUR3), with amino-acid sequence MSDSAVHLLDQAAGYGVLVGVGALFAGGMILTTFLLQKYLHENANSTETFAVANRSVGTFLSASAVYSSWSWSTEFLLVSSMTYNYGIQAGYYYGAGLGIQIAVMSVIGIHAKKKIPTAHTSLEAIELRYGKSAHLLYLTLSLICNICSCSAMILACASGISIIAGNLHIVASTMLIPFGVLLYTVVGGLKATFLTDFVHSSILLIILCYLNTSVLTSEQVGGLNGLYEKLLKVSATKHIEGNYDGSILTGKSQGAAIFGLILTAGNFGLSIMDSSFWQKTFSARPRSTVPSYLITAFLICSNVWPLSAIIGGSSHFLETDPSFPTYPRKMNQYEVDSGFVLPYVLKATIGNGGVGALLLIFYLAVTSTVSAQMVSVSSIVTFDIYKRYFKPDAQNKSMIKVSHITCIVFGFGIAGFSIMLHYVGINMTWYTYFYPILICPGVIPIILTVTWNRQTFWAAFISPLAGFAAGLAVWLSTAYHFYGEVTIASTGGQLPALYSSLTALLLPGVLSIIISLIKPEKFDWDQLKKADLLVKSDDSTQEDLSSETEREKTEKNDQVEVNVDSDRNSSLEQQEHPTKLTEKELDFWIKIATGAAIFILLITWLIWPMSVYRDWIFTPTYFKGYVTVGLIWLYVTLIVIGVIPFYTGRHSMAKVFKGVYNDYIKKK
- a CDS encoding proteolytically activated transcription factor, putative (Similar to S. cerevisiae STP2;~In S. cerevisiae: transcription factor, activated by proteolytic processing in response to signals from the SPS sensor system for external amino acids; activates transcription of amino acid permease genes), whose product is MLILSIGLINHTSNKSLYTISPNKGKRYEPFTTTSLDSFKFHVVRFLHRLIYGTQRYQELFPPIQKIKDINNVKQQRIFPVNCAADDLDLGFGESDQIELFNHSSKDAYGHHNLIQLIDFFDSPQAHSSSPADEFFKSNKISEQIDIFDMIGRQPPPLHHQQLNIETPYFEDFATPLVLPQHEVSSDDVESYFSRSVSTVSSIEPLDDEFVPPPHPPRAHPSRKRKHESISPPIPTSSSSSSTAQLIPSCSSSVASSSDLSVSPTTKRKYTKRRYTKKKQPVFPNQDEPIVITTTTKTNNIDVKKVTTTKNGTIENRFDCPSCDASFKVKGYLTRHLKKHSTNKAFECPFFDNHGVYGSKCHPTGGFSRRDTFKVHLRALHFIYPAGVKANQRSSFSGRCAGCFQFFDSNSEWLENHIEAGKCTGTVTYKQNVSNLLLD